The following proteins are co-located in the Cydia fagiglandana chromosome 2, ilCydFagi1.1, whole genome shotgun sequence genome:
- the LOC134673986 gene encoding pro-resilin isoform X1 yields the protein MVHIKTIVFAALLVAVAAKPRRIHYKREAPLSSSYLPPSGGRPSSSYGAPAPSSSYGAPAPSSSYGAPAPSSSYGAPAPRPSSSYGAPAPRPSYSFGAPAPRPSSSYGAPAPRPSSSYGAPAPSRPSSSYGAPPPSSSYGAPAPKPSSSYGAPAPSSSYGAPAPKPSSSYGAPAPSSSYGAPAPRPSSSYGAPARPPATSYGVPTGPSTTYGAPAPRPSSSYGAPAPKPSSSYGAPAPSSSYGAPSPPSSSYGVPAQPAPVPSSSYGAPSSSYGAPAPSSTYGAPGGSSGSFGGSSSFGSSSGSFGGHGSSGGSAFGGSGFGSGSGFGSSGPSSSYGAPSAPSSSYGAPAQAPSSSYGAPSSGGFSGGHSSGGFSSSGSSGFSSSGSGYSSGGSGGFGGSSGGHGSGGYSSGGSGGFGGGSGGYSSGPASVPDTIQQSYDSNGGYSY from the exons GTGTTCGCGGCGCTGCTGGTGGCCGTGGCAGCCAAGCCCCGCAGGATCCACTACAAGCGGGAAG CGCCGCTGAGCTCATCCTACCTGCCACCATCGGGCGGCCGACCTTCGAGTAGCTACGGAGCCCCGGCGCCTTCGTCCAGTTATGGGGCCCCTGCACCCTCGTCCAGCTATGGCGCCCCTGCGCCGTCGTCCAGCTACGGAGCCCCGGCGCCAAGACCCTCAAGCAGCTATGGCGCTCCAGCACCTAGACCATCGTATAGCTTTGGCGCCCCTGCCCCAAGGCCGTCTAGCAGCTATGGTGCCCCAGCACCTAGACCGTCGTCCAGTTATGGTGCCCCCGCGCCAAGCAGGCCCTCGAGCAGTTACGGCGCCCCGCCTCCGTCTTCCAGCTACGGCGCTCCCGCCCCAAAGCCCTCTAGCAGCTACGGAGCACCCGCCCCATCTTCCAGCTACGGCGCTCCCGCCCCAAAGCCCTCTAGCAGCTATGGAGCACCAGCCCCATCTTCCAGCTATGGTGCTCCCGCCCCGCGCCCATCTTCAAGCTACGGTGCGCCCGCGCGTCCTCCAGCGACCAGTTATGGTGTGCCCACCGGTCCTTCCACAACCTACGGCGCTCCAGCTCCTAGACCTTCCAGCAGCTATGGAGCTCCCGCACCTAAACCTTCCAGCAGCTATGGCGCTCCTGCCCCATCAAGCTCCTATGGAGCCCCATCTCCTCCCTCAAGCTCTTACGGTGTTCCGGCCCAGCCCGCCCCAGTCCCGTCTAGCTCTTACGGCGCGCCTTCAAGCTCTTACGGCGCTCCTGCTCCGTCATCGACGTACGGCGCTCCCGGTGGCAGCAGCGGCAGCTTCGGTGGAAGCAGCAGCTTCGGTAGCAGCAGCGGAAGCTTCGGCGGACATGGAAGCAGTGGTGGAAGCGCTTTTGGCGGCAGCGGCTTCGGAAGTGGCAGCGGTTTTGGAAGCAGCGGACCTTCCTCAAGCTATGGCGCACCTTCAGCACCTTCGTCCAGCTACGGTGCCCCAGCTCAAGCCCCGTCTAGCAGCTATGGAGCTCCTAGCTCTGGCGGATTCTCTGGTGGACATTCCAGTGGTGGTTTCTCCTCCAGCGGCTCAAGCGGCTTCTCATCTAGCGGCAGCGGTTACTCCTCAGGAGGTTCTGGTGGATTCGGTGGTTCTTCTGGAGGCCACGGTTCAGGAGGCTACAGCTCAGGAGGCTCCGGTGGATTCGGTGGTGGATCCGGTGGTTACTCATCGGGTCCCGCTAGCGTACCTGATACCATCCAACAAAGCTACGACTCTAATGGCGGCTACTCTTATTAG
- the LOC134673986 gene encoding pro-resilin isoform X2: MFAALLVAVAAKPRRIHYKREAPLSSSYLPPSGGRPSSSYGAPAPSSSYGAPAPSSSYGAPAPSSSYGAPAPRPSSSYGAPAPRPSYSFGAPAPRPSSSYGAPAPRPSSSYGAPAPSRPSSSYGAPPPSSSYGAPAPKPSSSYGAPAPSSSYGAPAPKPSSSYGAPAPSSSYGAPAPRPSSSYGAPARPPATSYGVPTGPSTTYGAPAPRPSSSYGAPAPKPSSSYGAPAPSSSYGAPSPPSSSYGVPAQPAPVPSSSYGAPSSSYGAPAPSSTYGAPGGSSGSFGGSSSFGSSSGSFGGHGSSGGSAFGGSGFGSGSGFGSSGPSSSYGAPSAPSSSYGAPAQAPSSSYGAPSSGGFSGGHSSGGFSSSGSSGFSSSGSGYSSGGSGGFGGSSGGHGSGGYSSGGSGGFGGGSGGYSSGPASVPDTIQQSYDSNGGYSY, translated from the exons TGTTCGCGGCGCTGCTGGTGGCCGTGGCAGCCAAGCCCCGCAGGATCCACTACAAGCGGGAAG CGCCGCTGAGCTCATCCTACCTGCCACCATCGGGCGGCCGACCTTCGAGTAGCTACGGAGCCCCGGCGCCTTCGTCCAGTTATGGGGCCCCTGCACCCTCGTCCAGCTATGGCGCCCCTGCGCCGTCGTCCAGCTACGGAGCCCCGGCGCCAAGACCCTCAAGCAGCTATGGCGCTCCAGCACCTAGACCATCGTATAGCTTTGGCGCCCCTGCCCCAAGGCCGTCTAGCAGCTATGGTGCCCCAGCACCTAGACCGTCGTCCAGTTATGGTGCCCCCGCGCCAAGCAGGCCCTCGAGCAGTTACGGCGCCCCGCCTCCGTCTTCCAGCTACGGCGCTCCCGCCCCAAAGCCCTCTAGCAGCTACGGAGCACCCGCCCCATCTTCCAGCTACGGCGCTCCCGCCCCAAAGCCCTCTAGCAGCTATGGAGCACCAGCCCCATCTTCCAGCTATGGTGCTCCCGCCCCGCGCCCATCTTCAAGCTACGGTGCGCCCGCGCGTCCTCCAGCGACCAGTTATGGTGTGCCCACCGGTCCTTCCACAACCTACGGCGCTCCAGCTCCTAGACCTTCCAGCAGCTATGGAGCTCCCGCACCTAAACCTTCCAGCAGCTATGGCGCTCCTGCCCCATCAAGCTCCTATGGAGCCCCATCTCCTCCCTCAAGCTCTTACGGTGTTCCGGCCCAGCCCGCCCCAGTCCCGTCTAGCTCTTACGGCGCGCCTTCAAGCTCTTACGGCGCTCCTGCTCCGTCATCGACGTACGGCGCTCCCGGTGGCAGCAGCGGCAGCTTCGGTGGAAGCAGCAGCTTCGGTAGCAGCAGCGGAAGCTTCGGCGGACATGGAAGCAGTGGTGGAAGCGCTTTTGGCGGCAGCGGCTTCGGAAGTGGCAGCGGTTTTGGAAGCAGCGGACCTTCCTCAAGCTATGGCGCACCTTCAGCACCTTCGTCCAGCTACGGTGCCCCAGCTCAAGCCCCGTCTAGCAGCTATGGAGCTCCTAGCTCTGGCGGATTCTCTGGTGGACATTCCAGTGGTGGTTTCTCCTCCAGCGGCTCAAGCGGCTTCTCATCTAGCGGCAGCGGTTACTCCTCAGGAGGTTCTGGTGGATTCGGTGGTTCTTCTGGAGGCCACGGTTCAGGAGGCTACAGCTCAGGAGGCTCCGGTGGATTCGGTGGTGGATCCGGTGGTTACTCATCGGGTCCCGCTAGCGTACCTGATACCATCCAACAAAGCTACGACTCTAATGGCGGCTACTCTTATTAG